The genomic DNA CTATATGTGCATTCTGAGGATACAGACTACTTGTGGGAATCTTGGGAAAGACCTCCACGATATATTTATAAATGTGGGCATGCCGGGATCGTTCTTAAACGTAAAAAAATTGCAACTGATACTATTGATTTTATTCAAAATCGATTGAACTCCCCGCACTTATCCAATGTCATGCCTTAAATCGCGAGATTACTAAGTACAAAATCTTATACTTATATTGTTATATTTTTTACTAGTCACCTTTGTAAATCTTCGCCCCTAGCCTTACACGATTGAAAATGAAATAAAATAAATAACTAAGGAACTAATTTACCATATGGAAAAACATTGCTCAACATTTTCACTAGTAGTCCCTGTATATGCAATATTACATATAAAAATCTTTATGTATTCCGTTATTAATTTAAAAGGAAATTATTTATCCATTAATCTATACCATCCGTATTTGCAGTTAAGGATACCCTAATTACATATGAAAAAGAGAGAAGAACATTGGTTAGTTCTTCTCTCTTTGTTTATTTTTAAGATAACTATCTATAAAATTTTGCTTTTCATAATTCTTCATGAGTCTAGAAAAGAATCTAATCCTTTTCTAGACTCAAAAAGAAATTTTTCTAATGTACATAATTACAACGACATTAAACCACTTTGCTCTTAAATCCAATACTTGTATTATTAATTGCATGAAAGTCCTTCTTGAGAAAGGTTTTAATTTCCGAATATTCTGTTGACCGTTATAACATATCCAATTTACAATTTAATTGTGGTGTTCTTTCACAATTAAACTACTTAGAATATACACTTCATTTATTTGAAAACAATTACAAATAGAGGTGCTAAAATGAAAACTAGAGTAAATCCAGAATTATTACAAGGGTTAGAGATGTTTCCGGATCTCGATTTACGCCCGGAAAACTTGCAATCAATCAGAGAAGGAATAGCTCAAATGAGACCACCTACCGTTGTTGATGACTCTCTTTCTTTAACAGATAAAGTCATTTTTGGGCCTGATGATAATCCGTTACCATTACGAATTTATCGTCCAAAATCAAATCATGAATCTTTACCTGTCTTATTATGGATACATGGTGGTGGTTATATCTTAGGTTCTATAGATGATAACGATGATACTTGTATGAGGTTTGCAAAAGAAGCTGGCTGTGTGGTTGTATCTGTAGACTACCGCTTAGCACCTGAACACCCTTACCCAGCACCAATTGAGGATTGTTATTCAGCTTTAAAATGGATTGCTGATAATGCAAAGTCATTAAACATTGATTCAAATCGTATTGGGGTTGCAGGAGTAAGTGCCGGCGGTGGACTAACAGCAGCATTATCATTATTAGCCCGAGATCGAAAATATCCTTCAATTTGTTTACAAATGCCACTATATCCAATGATTGATGACAGAAATGATACACCTTCAGCGAATGAAATTAAAGAGGGATTTGTTTGGAATCAAAAGGCAAATGAAGCTGGCTGGAAAATGTATTTAGGAGAAATGTATGGAACGGATCAAATCCCTGCCTATGCAGCACCTTCTCGAGCTGAGGATTATAGTGACTTACCGTATACTTACACATTTGTTGGTCAATTAGATCCATTCCGCAGCGAAACATTAACCTATGTAAGCAAACTAGCGCAAGCTGGTGTTGATGTGGAGTTTCATTTATATCCAAATGCCTATCACTGGTTTGAAGGGTTAAATCCAAATGCCGATGTATCTATTTATGCTGTGAACGAAATAGTACAAGCAATAAAGACTGGTTTCAAACGAGTATCCAAGGTTGAGGCTTAATCCCATTACAAGATAAATACTTATAAATAGTATATATGTTATCATTTAAACATAATAGCCGATTCTAAATGAGAATCGGCTATTAATATGTAAAATCCGCCTAATATATCAAGGTTGAGAAACAGATATAAGATGTTTAGGCGATGTGTTTATTTCCTCTGCCAATGCTTTTATGTTCATCATGATTTGAAGTATTTCTTCTTTTGTTGTCCTTGGGTTGATAGAGCAAAGTCGAATTACTACTTTTTCTTTTAATTTAGTAGTACTTAGCATAGCAAATCCTCTTTGATTAATTTCTTCCACTAATTTTTTGTTTATTTCATGAATTGTATCTGTAGATGTTAGCTCACATGGAATATAACGAAAAGTAACAATTCCTAATTGGGCGGGTGTTACTACTTCCCAATCTTTTTCTTTCCTTAAAAACTCTTCAACTTGTTCAGCTAGCATAATGCCATGATCAATTGCCTCACGAAAAGCTGTAACTCCGAATGCTTTAAAAGAAAGCCATACCTTTAATGCTCTAAATCTACGAGAAAGTTCAATTCCACGCTCCCCAAAATTCACTTTTTCTTCTATATTAGTTTCTGTATCCTTAATATACTCTGGGATCATACGGAATGTTTCACTTAAATATTGGCTATTTCGAATAAGTACACAACCAACATCATAAGGCTGAAAAAGCCATTTATGCGGGTCTAACGTTAAAGAATCGGCACGATGAATTCCACTTAATAACTCCCTTCCTTTTTCACTGAGAATTGCTGCAGCCCCATAAGCCCCATCCACGTGTAGCCATATATCTTCATCACCACATACATCAGCCAATTCATCGAGGGAGTCCACCGCTCCGCAATTCGTTGTCCCTGCATTAGCAATAACACAGAATGGTTTTTTCCCTTTTAATCGATCTTCTTTTATTTGTTTTCTTAAAGTACTAACTGAAATTTTTAAGTCTTCATCTGTCTCAATTCGGCAAATTTGATGCTGTTTAAAACCTAATACTTTAAGTGCTCGATCTACAGAAAAATGAGTTTGGTTAGAAAAATAAACAATCGCATTTTCTATGTCATTATTCAGCTTGACCTGTCTCGCTACAGTAAGTGCAGTCAAATTAGCCATGGAACCACCACTGACAAATAGTCCTTCAGCTGAATCAGGGAATCCTAGCATTGATTTTAACCAGTTAATTGTCGTTAATTCAATTTGTTCGGCACCTGCACCTACTATCCAAGCTGTAGGAAATACATTAAACCCACTTGCTAAAAAATCTGCTAATACACCAACATAATTATTAGGACCTGGCACAAAAGCCATAAAATGAGGATGATCCACATGAGTAATTTGATTAAACACATTGTTATTAAGAAAATGAAGTAATTCTTTTGGATTAGATCCGTTTTCCGGAATCGTTTCAATTAGCTTGTCTCTAAAAATATTACTATCAATCGTTTCTGAAACTGGTTTACTTTTTAAATGATTCATATGATCAACAATCAAGTCAACCGCTTGATATCCTAACTGACGCATTTCTTCGGCTGATAACTGTAATTTTTTTGTCATTTGATTTACTCCTATTCTATTTAAAAAGGCGAGTTCTTGCTCGCCTTTTCATTTTTTATAATTTGTAATCACAAATTGTTTGTATTGGATTTTGAAGAATCGTGTTGATTAACCCATGGATGTGATTTAATATTTCCTGTATTTTCTCTGCTTCATATACCGTTTGATCATATCCAAACTTTATTGTAAGTCTTTCTTCAGGGAAGCACATAATTCCATACTTTACATGTGGCTCATCAACAACTTCGTAATCCGTGATAGCAAAATGTCTGTTTTCATTTGAAGAAAAGATTGCTGGATTAGTTGGATAGTTTTCAAAAACCCAAAGATGGTCAGTCAACTCAGTTTTTAATTCACTTTGCTTTTGTATATCAACAAATGAATAGTATGCATACTCATTACATTTCAATGTCTCTAGTTGTACCTTTTGCAGAAAATCCACAAAAGATTGCGTTTCTGTCCATGCTAATCGGATAGGCAAAACATTTGTGAACAGACCGAACATATTTTCAATTCCTTCTACTTCGGGAGGTCTGACTGATACGAGATTAGGCAATACTACTTCTCTCGTTCCGTTGAATTTGCCAAGTAATATTCCCCATACAGCTAGTAGTGCTGTATTCATAGTTATATTGTTTTTAGTTACAAATGTCTGTAACTGATTAGTCAAATCCTTGTCTAATGTTAAATCCATAAAAGTGAAGTTTAACCCTTCACTTTTAGATGGGACTTTCTTTTTAGGAATACTAATTTTCTGATTGTATCCTGATAAATAATCTCGCCAAAAATGACGTGCTTTCTCATGATCTTGTGCCAAAGTCCAATCTATAAATGTTTCAAAAGGTTTTACCATAGG from Bacillus cereus G9842 includes the following:
- a CDS encoding alpha/beta hydrolase; amino-acid sequence: MKTRVNPELLQGLEMFPDLDLRPENLQSIREGIAQMRPPTVVDDSLSLTDKVIFGPDDNPLPLRIYRPKSNHESLPVLLWIHGGGYILGSIDDNDDTCMRFAKEAGCVVVSVDYRLAPEHPYPAPIEDCYSALKWIADNAKSLNIDSNRIGVAGVSAGGGLTAALSLLARDRKYPSICLQMPLYPMIDDRNDTPSANEIKEGFVWNQKANEAGWKMYLGEMYGTDQIPAYAAPSRAEDYSDLPYTYTFVGQLDPFRSETLTYVSKLAQAGVDVEFHLYPNAYHWFEGLNPNADVSIYAVNEIVQAIKTGFKRVSKVEA
- a CDS encoding pyridoxal phosphate-dependent decarboxylase family protein — protein: MTKKLQLSAEEMRQLGYQAVDLIVDHMNHLKSKPVSETIDSNIFRDKLIETIPENGSNPKELLHFLNNNVFNQITHVDHPHFMAFVPGPNNYVGVLADFLASGFNVFPTAWIVGAGAEQIELTTINWLKSMLGFPDSAEGLFVSGGSMANLTALTVARQVKLNNDIENAIVYFSNQTHFSVDRALKVLGFKQHQICRIETDEDLKISVSTLRKQIKEDRLKGKKPFCVIANAGTTNCGAVDSLDELADVCGDEDIWLHVDGAYGAAAILSEKGRELLSGIHRADSLTLDPHKWLFQPYDVGCVLIRNSQYLSETFRMIPEYIKDTETNIEEKVNFGERGIELSRRFRALKVWLSFKAFGVTAFREAIDHGIMLAEQVEEFLRKEKDWEVVTPAQLGIVTFRYIPCELTSTDTIHEINKKLVEEINQRGFAMLSTTKLKEKVVIRLCSINPRTTKEEILQIMMNIKALAEEINTSPKHLISVSQP